The Chelatococcus sp. HY11 nucleotide sequence CGCCCGCGGACGCGATAACCAAGACGACAATACCCGCCATCCCTAGAGCCCAAGTTCTTTGATCGCTTGGCCGAGCGTGGTGTATGCCTCCTTGGCGCGCTCCGTGAATTCTTCGCTGTTCCAGTAAAGCCGGACGCCTTTAACAATCTTCAGGTAGTTCTCGAAATCCTTGGTCTGCTGCAGTTCGACGACGAGGTCGTTCCAGTAAGCCACGGCTTCCTTTGGCAGCCCTGCGGGCCCGACGAGGCCGTATGTCGCCTCAACGGCGATAGGCTGCCCCATTTCGCCGAAAGTGGGAACGTTTGGATAGATACCGACCTTCTCGGAACCCGTGAAGGCGAGCAGCCTGACTTCCCCCGCGTCCAGTTGAGGGCCATAGTCGGAGGAGACTGAGGCTTCGATATGGCCGCCAAGCAGCGCCGTCATTGCCTCGGAGCCGCCCTTGAAAGGCACGAAGATCGCCCGCGCGCCAGCCTTGCGGAAGGCCGCCTCCGTCGCCAGATGGGCGGCCCCGCGCACAGCCGCCGTCCCCCACCGGAACTTGGACGGATTGTCGACGGCGAACTTCACCGCGTCATCCCAGGTGGCAAAGGGGCTATCAGCCTTCACGTAGAATGCGATCGGCACGGACACGTGCACGGTCACATAGGTGAAGCTGGTCATCGGATCGTAGGGCACCTTCTGGAGATGCGGCGTCGTCCCGTAGGGGCTGAC carries:
- a CDS encoding tripartite tricarboxylate transporter substrate binding protein produces the protein MKITRRKFMHAGLGVTGAGVLGFPRMTFAQSYPARPTTIVVPFAAGGAGDLSARVISEFASNKKGDVTAVDFRPGAGATIGTAQVADAKPDGTTLGLYSVSPYGTTPHLQKVPYDPMTSFTYVTVHVSVPIAFYVKADSPFATWDDAVKFAVDNPSKFRWGTAAVRGAAHLATEAAFRKAGARAIFVPFKGGSEAMTALLGGHIEASVSSDYGPQLDAGEVRLLAFTGSEKVGIYPNVPTFGEMGQPIAVEATYGLVGPAGLPKEAVAYWNDLVVELQQTKDFENYLKIVKGVRLYWNSEEFTERAKEAYTTLGQAIKELGL